In the genome of Chryseobacterium sp. 52, the window TCTATTCTGAAATAATTGGCAAAAATTTCTGTTTTGAACCATTTCAGGTTAATACTACCTCCAATTTCTGTTACGGTCTGGTTTTTGGCATTTTCCAGGTAATAATTGTATTTATTGTAAACGGAAGTATTTAAAAGATAGTTGAATGACGGATAAGCACTCTGAAAGTTTACTTTCGCATTCACGAAATAATCTTTTATGGGCTCAAATTTTATATTATTTGCTGTTCTAAGATAACTTCCGAACTGACTTCCATTTGAAAACTCTAAAAAGGACTTCAACTGAAACTTGTCCCAAAGTTTTATCTGAAGATTCCCAACGGCTCCAATTCTGTTTTCTTTAAGCTCACCTGGAAGGGCTACCCCATTCACAGTAGCAAGATCTCTCACCCCGAATTTCAACATCTGATAACGTACTCCACCATCAAGCTTGAATTTTTCATTATTAAAAACAAGGCTTACGGTATTGCTGAAATTGTCTGAATATTTTTTGGTGGTGAGCGGGAACCCATTCGTTAGTTCTGAAACATTATCATACCAATAAGGTTCTGCTGCTCCCTGATTATAAAAATATTTATTTCCCTGATGTGACAGGGTATGTCTTATACTAAAAGGGAATTTTTCTGAATTGAACGGCGTAAACTGATGGGTCAGATAATATCTTCGGTATGAATACTGAGAGCTTGATGAAGCCAGATTAACCTGGGCATTCTGTCTGTTTTTATAGTTGCTGTCTCCATTCTGGAACAAATTATCTTCTGTAATTCCACCACTTTCCTGATTGTTGACATTCTGGTGAAGGTAATGGGTAAACAATTCATAGTTTCCGCTCTTAGAAACATAATGTCCGGAAAATAATGTATTGTTGTTAGACGCTAATGAATTTCTGTAAAAGCCCTGAGAACGAAGTCCCATATATTCAATGGCAAAATTGAATCTTTTCCCGATATTCTGAGTATAGGTAGAGTTCAATGCTGCTCCATTTTTCATGGCAGTATGATAAATAAAAGTTGCGGTAGGTGTCTTTACATCGTAGTATTTCACATCGTCTGCTCCTATGATCATATATGATTTATTGGTAGGCAATAAAGAGAGGTTCTGTTCCGGATTTACTTCATAAACCAGAGGATTGAATCCTGCACCAATATTGGCAACCTGAGCTTTCCCAAAGTTATCCCTATTGTTGTACTGTGAAAAAATATTGGTTTTATTAAAAGTCATCACCGTATCAAAAATCTTCTTTTCAGAAAACTGGGTTTGATACAGGTAATCATTAATAGTGGGTTTAAAAATTTTCAGGGAATCTTTTTTTCCGTTATCTATGACAAGGGTATCTTCTGTTGGCAGGTTCTTAGTGTCTGTTTTATTAACAACCTGAGCCTTCGAGACAAAACTGAAAAAGATTATTATGAAAAGGATATACTTCATTATTGATTTTTGTACAGCAAATTTAATAAAAAAAAAGCGGTCTCACTTTTGAGACCGCTTTTTACTTGAATAAAAAAAGAGGCTGTTTTTAAAACAGCCTCTTTATATGTATTAGAAATTAGGATTATTTAAAATTTCCTCTTGTGGAATTTTTAAAGATACCCTGTCATCCGTGTAAGGGAATGCCTGACCTACGTAGAACAAGTGGTTTGTTCCTCTTGTAACGGTAGCTCTATTTCTCTTAAATGCTAAATAAGATTTACCTTCTCCCCAGAATTCTAAACGAGTATTTTTATATATCTCATCCTGTAGAGCAGTCCCAGCTAGTGTATCAATATATGAAACATCTGTAATTCTGTTTGCTAAATAGTTTTTCAGAATTGTTTTTGCTTCAGCTTCCTGACCTGACTTAGCAAGTGATTCTGCAGCTAGCATATAGAATTCGTCTACTCTCATGTAGATATAGTCAGTAGTAACCTGTCTCTGTCCTTGTGAAACTCTGTTTGGGTCAAAGAATTTATTCCCTGGATAGTTTTGAGCAGGATTGGTTACAACAAATTGATTTCTTCTGATGTCATCAGGTCTCATACTGTTGTATAATCCTATATCGATTCCTTTTCTGGTTCCAACAGAAGCATAGCTATATGTGAATACATCTATTTGTCCCCACCAGCTTACTAGGTCTAAACCATTAACTACAGCAATGTCAAAGCCCCACATCCAGCTAGGAGTATTCAAATCATTAAATCCACCACCACTCAAAACAGTAGACCCTGGCGTCTGAGCCATTCTCACAGCCTGTGCTTTCGTAGTTGTAGGGTATCCATAATTAGCAATAATATCCTTAGATACAACAGCTGCTTGTGATGACTGACCCGTTGCTGCATAAGCATAAGCCAATAGGCCTTTTGCAACACCTTGATCGATCATTCCTTTGTTATCTCTATCAAAACCTTCTAAATAGTCAACTGCTTTAGTTAAATCATCAACAATAAGGGCATATACCTGAGCCTGTGTAGATTTAGGTGCAGCTGGCATTTGAGATTTAGTATATACAGGAATTGCAGCTTCAGAAGCGCTATATCCTTTAGTATAAAACTGCATTAAGTAAAAATATGCATAAGCACGTAAAGCTTTTGCTTGGCCCATTGCAAATTTATCCTTCTCAGCAGCAGGAACTGAATCAGTTCCACCAAGAGCATCAATTACATCATTTGCTCCAGCAATAACTCTATAGTAATATCTCCAAGGCTTATAATTTACTGTGTTTGTAAAATCTACCTGTGCTGCCATGTTAGCAATATTAACATACCATCCATAGTTTACAGCTTCAAGAGCCATATCTTGGGAAAGAAGGTCACTATATATATCATATCCTTTCTGTCCGAAATCATCATGATCTAAATCTGTTCCCCCGGTTCCTGTATTGATCATCATCAGGTACAAACCATTTAATTTGGTTTGTGCAGGAGCATCCCCGATAGTTTCAGTTGGTGCACTTTCAAGAAATTCCTCACGACATGAAACTGTCAATGTCGCTAATGCTATACTTAATAATAATATCTTTTTCATTTTATTTACTTGTTAGAAGTTAATTTTTGCACCAAATGTAATCGTTGATAGTGGTGCATAGTTATATGTATTACTACCTCCTGTTTCCGAAACACTTGGATTAAATCCTTTTCTCTTGCTTGCAATCCACAAGTTATCTCCACTCACAAACAGACTAAAACCTGTCATACCGATTGATTTTACAAAATCCTGTGGAAGGTTATATCCCAAACGGATATTGTTTAGAGCAATGTAATCAGATTTCACTAAGAATCTGCTTGATCTTGATGCAAAATTAACATCAGCTGCATAATTGGAAGACATTCTTGGAACATCAGTAATATCCCCAGGATTCTGCCATCTGTTTAAAATATCTGTATGCCAGTTATTTGTTCCTATCTGACCGTTAGCCATCAATCCTGCATAAGCACTATCATAAGCATAACCTCCCATACTATAAAGGAACTGTACTCCTAATGTAAAAGATTTATATCCGAAATCAAGATTAAATGCACCTCTAATATCTGGTATAGCAGATTTATCTAAGAACTTCTGAGTTGCCTGAGCATAAACTTCAGTAACTCCAGTTCTGATATCTGCATTAGGATTTTGTGACTGATACTCATAAAGAGATGTAATCTGCTCACCTGCATCAAAAGTCCCATTTCCATTATTATCCGTATAATTAACAGTCCATTGAGCAGCACCTGTTGCAGAGTTTACTCCAGCATACTCTCTCATGTAATAGTCATATAAAGATTTTCCTTCAGCTCTTCCGAATCCTGCTTCTGATAAATCAAGAATCTTTCTCTGACCTGTACTCACGTCAAATGGCATTTTTGTAAGTTTATTACGTAAAAATTCACCATTTACCCCAAAGTCAAGGAATATATCTTTTTTGTTGATGATATGAGCCTTTAATGTAAATTCAACACCTTGGTTAACCATATTTCCATCGTTAACTTTTAAGATTGCGTTACCTGTAGACGGTGCCAATCTAGTGTCAAAAATTAGGTTATCAGTTTTTCTGTTATAATAATCAACATCAAGTTCGATTGCTCTGTTTTTAAACAAACCTAATTCTACCCCTGCCTGAAAAACTTTAAACTTTTCCCAAGTCAATTCAGGGTAACCACTTCTGTTATATGTTGCTCCAGGAAGACCCATAAAGTTTCCAGGATTATAAACATTATATCCAGGGTAGTTTCCTACTCCTGCCTGATCTCCAACTGTACCATAACTTCCTTTTAGTTTTAAGTTGGTGATAATTTTATTATCAGATAGGAAGCTTTCTTTTGATACTAACCATCCTAAACCTGCAGATGCAAAAGTATCCCATTTGTCCTGTAAGAATCTTGAAGATCCGTCTCTTCTTATCGATCCGTTAAAGAAATATTTCCCTTTGTAATCATATGTTAACTGACCAAAGTAACTTTCCAGGGTATAGTTATTTGTATATGATTCTGATAGAGATTCACCAATTCCGACATTTAATTCAGGAATCATATCGATGATGTTTGGTCTTCCTGCTGACAGGAACTTTTGCTCCCAGCTGTTGTTTTCATGAGCAACAAAAGCCATTACATTGTGATCACCAAATCTTTTATTAAATCTCAATAACTGTAACCAGTTGTATGACATTAGCTCAGTTTTGGTTTTTTGAATATATCCATTCTGGCTGGCAGCACTTCCATAAAAAGGATTAGTTACCTGATCATTACTGTTATTATAATACTGTCCTCCAATTCTGGTTTCAAAGCTTAAAAATTTAGTAATGTCAGCTTTCAAGAACATATTAGCATTGATCTCGTGCTTGTAAAACTTGTTAAGGTTGTTAGTTGCGTCTCCAATTGAATTCGTTAGTCCACCAAAACCTCTTCCATTTGGTCCATCACCGTAATCAAACTCGTACCCTCCAAAATGAGGATCAGCAATTTTATTTCCTGCTGCATCACGTCTGAATAAAGGATAAATAGATGGGATGTTATCTACGAACCAGAAAATACTTCCTGAGTCAGAAGTCTGTCCATTTCTATTAGCCTTGGAATAAGCGTATCCTAAATTAAAATCACCTCTTAACCAAGGTCTTGCCTGATGGCTTAAATTTAATCTACCAGTATATCTTTCATAATCAGAGTTGATTGAGTAACCCTTATCACTTAAGTATCCAATATTAGTATAATACGTTGTCTTACCACTACCCCCACTGATACTTAAATTATTTTCAGTTCTTGCAGAAGTTTGAAAAGCATAGTCTTCCCAGTTTTCAGGATCATACAATCTACCAGCTCCCGGTCTTACTTTTCCAGTAGTTGGATCTATTAATTGAGATGCGGGTGTTCCCCAGATGTTATAATCTGCACTAATACCACCAGTACCGAAAAGATTTGTATTTGCATAAGCTGTTGGATCAGCATTTCCTAATAATTTACCACGATTTCTCACAGCTTGCCAGCTTAATCCAACATATTCCTCAGGAGATTTTATAGTTGAATATCTTGGAAGTAATGCCATATTGAAACCTACTTTGGATTCCAATTGGATTACAGATTTATTAGCTCTACCTTTCTTGGTATTCATAACCACAACACCATTAGCTCCTCTTGCTCCGTAGATTGAAGTTGCTGTAGCATCCTTAAGAATAATCATATTCTCAATATCTTCAGGGTTGATAGCACTAACATTCCCTGTATAAGGCATACCATCTAATACATATAGTGGGCTTCTGTTTCCACTAACAGATCCAAAACCTCTGATACGAATTGTTGCATCTGTACCAGGCTGTCCTGATGTATTAATAACTCTAACCCCTGCAGATTCTCCTGCAAGCGCCTGACTAACGCTGGATACGTTTTTTGAATCAATTGACTTTGCATCAACTTTAGATGCAGTACCCACATATGTTTCTTTTGGAACCTGGCTATAACCAATTACAACAACTTCTTCAATTGCTGTTTCTGCAGTTGCGGTATCCCCAGGCTTCTGTTGTGCGTAAGCAATTTGTCCTAAGAAGAACAATGCCCCAGCACTTAATACACGTAGTTTAACATTCATATTAACAAATTTTAATATATTTAATTCGCAAATATGTTAATAAATATTAACACCCACAAGTATTAGGGTAATGTAATTAAAAGCTTTTTTCTTTATGGTGCTTTTAATTATTCTGTGAAATAATCAAGATTAAGCAATAATATTCAGCTTTAATTCCATAAAATATATTTCTTTCATGCAAGTCATTTTTTTTAACAAATTATTATTACTATGTAAAATATTATTTAGAATCAATATAAATTATATTTTTAAAACTACTTCATTATTAAGACCTTGTCATAAAGTTAAAAACAGAACCCTACCAGACAGCACAAAACAATCATAAACAGTTATCAAAAAAAAGACAGAAAGCTTTAAAGAAACTTTTTGTCTTTTTTAACAAAACTATTTTGCAATAATTTCAAGCAAGGCATTGTAGTCCTGTGGATCTTTTAATTTATTCTTTTTAAGAAAAACATTTAAATCAGCTTCTTTCATAGGAAAAGCATTTTTAAGATCTCCAGCCTTTAACGGAATGAGAGTCTTAGTTTCCATATTAAATAAAAAATAGTCAGGTTTTGTATTTGAAAATTTAGCTGATCTTCCTTGGTCATAGGTATTCTCGGCAACTTTTGAAGAAATAAATTTCACTTCTTGCTTCCTTACTACTGTGTAATTATTTTTTTCTGATGAAGACTGAATATAGTACGTTCCATTAATCAGTCTTATGATATATTTATTATTTATGTTAAAATAATCAACTCCTTCTTTAGGTATTTTGAAATATTCCTCACCTTTCTTCATAATAATTTCATCATTAAAAATATTATATCTTAAAAGAAATGTACCCTTTTCATTCATTATGGTAGATGGGAGAAATTCTTTATCCAGAAAGGGTGACCCTTCATATTCATTATCAGCCAGTCCACTTACACCAATCTTATTAACAGCCTGTGACATCAACCGGTCATAGTTAAGATTATTCAAAGCTGTATTCTTGATTTGGGAAAAGCAAAAACCAACACTTAATAGTGATACTAAAAGTCCTATTTTTCTCATATTTTTCATTCTAAAATTAAAGCCTGTTTAAATTTTATATTTAAAATTATCTTTATCTAAAATAAACTTTTTTTACAAATTTAATTTAGTAACGTTTAGCTATCAAACTTTTTAAAAGACTCATTAAAAAAGATAAAATTTAAACAGGCAATTAATATTATTTCTTTAAAACTATTCTTAATTTCCTACGAAACGTTCCTGGTTGTTTCCATACGCCGCCGTAGTTCCTTTAAGATAATAATTTCCATACACGGTCAAAACTTTTGTACATGGATTAAATGATGAAATCTGTGTTGCATCAGTAGACGGTTTAACCCAAATCTCAGCACCTACATATGGAGCCGAACTATATTTGGATCCAGTGTATTGATCCGGAACTGTAACAATATATGTATCCGGATTGTAATTTAATACCAAATCAATGCCAGTATCTAAAAAGTCTTTAACTCTCAATTGATTCGTTGTAGAAGACTGAACAATATCATAATTCCCGTTTACAGAATTCCAGAAGGCAACAGTGTTCTTGAAATTAGCATTCATAAGTGTTGCAGAACATTTCAATGACATCACCATTGTATAAGACTGATAGTCAATGACTGAATTTTTAATGGTCCCAGACTGCAATGTAAAAGTTGCCTTTTTTGCAGTAACAGATGCTCCACTCTCTAATAATCTGATGGTAAACACACCATTATTCTTTCCTGAAGGATTATCCGTCCCTTTAACAATTTGAAAATCCACTCCTTCTTTTGCCGTTGAACTTGGATCCAAAACTAATTTGACTTCGTTATCTCCTGAAACAGTAGAAACTGTTCCATACGGTATATTAACATCTTTTTGCCCAATGCCCTGTTCTACAAACTGATCAGAACCGGCAGTAACAAAGTGTAAATAAGACTCTCCCTCATAATGAATAGCATCATTTGTACAAGATACAGTGAAACAGAAGAGTAATATAAATAAATAATTTATTGTTTTCATTTCTAATTTTTTAAAAAAATTAATACCCCGGATTTTGTTGAATTGTTGGATTT includes:
- a CDS encoding putative porin — its product is MKYILFIIIFFSFVSKAQVVNKTDTKNLPTEDTLVIDNGKKDSLKIFKPTINDYLYQTQFSEKKIFDTVMTFNKTNIFSQYNNRDNFGKAQVANIGAGFNPLVYEVNPEQNLSLLPTNKSYMIIGADDVKYYDVKTPTATFIYHTAMKNGAALNSTYTQNIGKRFNFAIEYMGLRSQGFYRNSLASNNNTLFSGHYVSKSGNYELFTHYLHQNVNNQESGGITEDNLFQNGDSNYKNRQNAQVNLASSSSQYSYRRYYLTHQFTPFNSEKFPFSIRHTLSHQGNKYFYNQGAAEPYWYDNVSELTNGFPLTTKKYSDNFSNTVSLVFNNEKFKLDGGVRYQMLKFGVRDLATVNGVALPGELKENRIGAVGNLQIKLWDKFQLKSFLEFSNGSQFGSYLRTANNIKFEPIKDYFVNAKVNFQSAYPSFNYLLNTSVYNKYNYYLENAKNQTVTEIGGSINLKWFKTEIFANYFRIDNYTYFNADGAPTQSSNSLNISQIGGDAMFSFGKFHLNTRLHFQNALTNKELLPMPSFIGRANFFFQSQAFKKAAEIQMGVKIYYFSKFASRDYFPILNEYILPGADSFSIGGQPIADLYINMKVKKMFFYVEGQQIGTVISNNKAYAFPHYPVYDFRLNIGIVWYLFN
- a CDS encoding RagB/SusD family nutrient uptake outer membrane protein; the protein is MTVSCREEFLESAPTETIGDAPAQTKLNGLYLMMINTGTGGTDLDHDDFGQKGYDIYSDLLSQDMALEAVNYGWYVNIANMAAQVDFTNTVNYKPWRYYYRVIAGANDVIDALGGTDSVPAAEKDKFAMGQAKALRAYAYFYLMQFYTKGYSASEAAIPVYTKSQMPAAPKSTQAQVYALIVDDLTKAVDYLEGFDRDNKGMIDQGVAKGLLAYAYAATGQSSQAAVVSKDIIANYGYPTTTKAQAVRMAQTPGSTVLSGGGFNDLNTPSWMWGFDIAVVNGLDLVSWWGQIDVFTYSYASVGTRKGIDIGLYNSMRPDDIRRNQFVVTNPAQNYPGNKFFDPNRVSQGQRQVTTDYIYMRVDEFYMLAAESLAKSGQEAEAKTILKNYLANRITDVSYIDTLAGTALQDEIYKNTRLEFWGEGKSYLAFKRNRATVTRGTNHLFYVGQAFPYTDDRVSLKIPQEEILNNPNF
- a CDS encoding SusC/RagA family TonB-linked outer membrane protein, translating into MNVKLRVLSAGALFFLGQIAYAQQKPGDTATAETAIEEVVVIGYSQVPKETYVGTASKVDAKSIDSKNVSSVSQALAGESAGVRVINTSGQPGTDATIRIRGFGSVSGNRSPLYVLDGMPYTGNVSAINPEDIENMIILKDATATSIYGARGANGVVVMNTKKGRANKSVIQLESKVGFNMALLPRYSTIKSPEEYVGLSWQAVRNRGKLLGNADPTAYANTNLFGTGGISADYNIWGTPASQLIDPTTGKVRPGAGRLYDPENWEDYAFQTSARTENNLSISGGSGKTTYYTNIGYLSDKGYSINSDYERYTGRLNLSHQARPWLRGDFNLGYAYSKANRNGQTSDSGSIFWFVDNIPSIYPLFRRDAAGNKIADPHFGGYEFDYGDGPNGRGFGGLTNSIGDATNNLNKFYKHEINANMFLKADITKFLSFETRIGGQYYNNSNDQVTNPFYGSAASQNGYIQKTKTELMSYNWLQLLRFNKRFGDHNVMAFVAHENNSWEQKFLSAGRPNIIDMIPELNVGIGESLSESYTNNYTLESYFGQLTYDYKGKYFFNGSIRRDGSSRFLQDKWDTFASAGLGWLVSKESFLSDNKIITNLKLKGSYGTVGDQAGVGNYPGYNVYNPGNFMGLPGATYNRSGYPELTWEKFKVFQAGVELGLFKNRAIELDVDYYNRKTDNLIFDTRLAPSTGNAILKVNDGNMVNQGVEFTLKAHIINKKDIFLDFGVNGEFLRNKLTKMPFDVSTGQRKILDLSEAGFGRAEGKSLYDYYMREYAGVNSATGAAQWTVNYTDNNGNGTFDAGEQITSLYEYQSQNPNADIRTGVTEVYAQATQKFLDKSAIPDIRGAFNLDFGYKSFTLGVQFLYSMGGYAYDSAYAGLMANGQIGTNNWHTDILNRWQNPGDITDVPRMSSNYAADVNFASRSSRFLVKSDYIALNNIRLGYNLPQDFVKSIGMTGFSLFVSGDNLWIASKRKGFNPSVSETGGSNTYNYAPLSTITFGAKINF